A genome region from Bradyrhizobium guangzhouense includes the following:
- a CDS encoding phosphoenolpyruvate hydrolase family protein, giving the protein MHNRVEQVKNAGIRQFFRNSRSFVLGAGIGSGMTARAAERAGADFVLALNAGRFRAMGGSSPASILPIRDSNEFVAGFGRTEILPSTKLPVFFGACTFDPRLDLDRFLDRIIRWGFTGVTNFPSVIHIDDFRRSLLEKSGLGYEREIELLTKARQRGLMTIAYTRSQAEARRMVEAGIEAICINFNLNRSVESGSDPSISQSELAARTSAVTRVAHSTDKNVICLLGGGPITKPDELLDICRETGVQGFIGGSSLDRVPLEMSVLEVTSGFKTIHLLREKVDLLERQLQLSGFRHGVIAQSSVMKRVLETAKRLAANPNPVLVWGETGSGKRRIANLVHSFSDRKHTKAALFQCRAGPAAGNIGALFGAERDETRKRQLSILEAANGTAVLLLHLDQLPRDGQERLADYLETGGFAPLNGVSVVRSNARIIATATIARSASLQTVLCPRLLALFTGLDIALPALPDRLEDLPQLVQHFTVEAKGDSNAPTLGIENSAFLALAGHDWPGNLRELRQIVNQLVTLQLSHITADVLRPLLTASSAVKRTNVFSEREWIIEGLKRNKLHRGKTAQSLGLSRKTLYNKIKKLRILE; this is encoded by the coding sequence TCAACGCTGGCCGTTTTCGCGCCATGGGCGGCTCCTCGCCAGCCTCGATCCTGCCCATCCGCGATAGCAACGAATTCGTCGCCGGATTCGGCCGAACCGAGATCCTGCCCAGCACCAAACTGCCGGTCTTTTTCGGCGCATGCACCTTCGATCCGCGCCTCGATCTCGATCGCTTCCTCGACCGGATCATCCGATGGGGCTTTACAGGGGTTACCAATTTCCCCTCCGTCATCCACATCGACGATTTTAGAAGGTCCTTGCTCGAGAAATCTGGCCTCGGCTACGAGCGAGAAATCGAACTTCTAACAAAAGCCCGTCAACGCGGTTTGATGACGATTGCCTATACCCGCTCCCAGGCCGAAGCGCGGCGCATGGTCGAGGCAGGCATTGAGGCGATCTGCATCAACTTCAATCTCAATCGCAGCGTCGAAAGCGGATCTGATCCATCGATCAGCCAGTCCGAGCTCGCAGCGCGGACCAGCGCCGTGACACGGGTGGCGCACTCCACCGACAAGAACGTCATCTGTCTACTCGGCGGCGGACCCATTACAAAGCCGGACGAACTCCTCGATATCTGCCGCGAAACGGGCGTCCAGGGCTTCATAGGCGGCTCTTCGCTGGACCGGGTCCCGTTGGAGATGTCGGTCCTCGAGGTCACATCCGGGTTCAAGACGATTCATCTCTTGCGCGAGAAAGTCGATCTGCTCGAGCGTCAGCTCCAATTGAGCGGGTTCAGGCACGGCGTCATTGCCCAATCCTCAGTCATGAAGCGGGTGCTCGAGACCGCCAAACGCCTGGCTGCCAATCCTAATCCTGTGCTCGTGTGGGGCGAAACGGGCTCGGGAAAACGCAGGATAGCGAATCTCGTTCACAGCTTCAGCGACCGCAAACATACAAAGGCTGCGCTCTTCCAGTGCCGCGCGGGGCCGGCAGCGGGCAACATCGGTGCATTGTTCGGCGCGGAGCGCGACGAGACCAGGAAGCGCCAACTATCGATTCTTGAAGCTGCAAACGGCACTGCCGTCCTGCTGCTGCATCTGGATCAACTGCCGCGGGATGGCCAGGAGCGTCTTGCTGATTACCTCGAGACCGGCGGTTTTGCACCCCTGAACGGGGTATCGGTCGTGCGGTCCAACGCACGGATCATTGCAACAGCGACAATTGCTCGCAGCGCCAGCCTTCAAACCGTGCTCTGTCCTCGGCTTCTTGCCCTGTTTACCGGGCTTGACATTGCCCTGCCGGCCTTGCCGGACAGGCTCGAAGACCTTCCCCAACTGGTCCAGCATTTCACGGTGGAAGCGAAGGGAGATTCAAACGCGCCGACGTTGGGAATAGAGAATTCTGCCTTCCTGGCGCTTGCCGGGCATGATTGGCCGGGAAACCTGCGAGAGTTGCGCCAAATCGTCAACCAGCTGGTGACGCTGCAACTGTCACACATTACGGCTGACGTCCTAAGGCCTTTGCTGACCGCGTCATCGGCCGTGAAACGGACAAATGTGTTCTCCGAGCGCGAGTGGATCATCGAAGGGCTGAAACGAAACAAGCTCCACCGCGGAAAAACTGCCCAGTCCCTTGGACTCTCCAGGAAGACCCTCTACAACAAGATCAAGAAGCTGCGGATCCTGGAGTAG
- a CDS encoding Tm-1-like ATP-binding domain-containing protein codes for MSHHCTDDAKSARLGRSPKVGAAGAVAIVATLDTKGAEASYLRNVIEGLGRTTVVLDVGTSKAGSDKEPTDGGRAVSPVELLNDIAQSARKMVDDLRQSGAISAIVGIAGGKGSAVFGEVVRDLPYGFPKLLVSSARPALLAELAVHNDIILYPTLVDLFGINAFTQRVLDNAGRAVAAMQYEPSRQRRRKKIVAITAFGVTTPAANQCVRRLGEAGLDAIVFPANGAGGRKMEQLIAAGEFDAVIDLTTTELADEIVGGTASAGPDRLKAAADRSIPQVVAPGAVDMVNFGPPSSVPDQFRCRQFYSHTRYTTLMRTTPSENASIGRLTAERLSRAEAPAIVLWPAKGVSDYDRDGGVFRDCNADRAWLDAVKNNLPPKITVRELNCHINDPEFAEAAASWILEQLAQEG; via the coding sequence GTGTCGCACCATTGCACCGACGACGCGAAGTCGGCCAGGCTTGGGCGCTCGCCCAAGGTCGGAGCCGCTGGCGCCGTTGCAATCGTGGCGACGCTCGATACGAAGGGCGCAGAAGCATCTTATCTCCGAAACGTCATCGAAGGCCTGGGCCGCACGACGGTGGTCTTAGACGTCGGTACGTCCAAGGCAGGGTCGGACAAAGAGCCGACAGATGGCGGCCGCGCCGTTTCTCCCGTCGAGCTCTTGAACGACATTGCCCAATCGGCCCGCAAAATGGTCGATGATCTTCGCCAATCAGGCGCGATCAGCGCAATTGTCGGAATTGCGGGTGGCAAGGGCAGCGCCGTCTTTGGCGAAGTCGTCCGCGATTTACCATATGGCTTCCCGAAGCTCCTTGTGAGTAGCGCCAGGCCCGCACTGCTCGCCGAACTGGCCGTCCATAACGACATCATCCTCTATCCGACCCTTGTCGACCTCTTCGGGATCAACGCCTTCACCCAACGCGTGCTGGACAATGCCGGCCGCGCCGTGGCCGCCATGCAATATGAGCCATCCCGTCAGAGGAGACGGAAGAAAATCGTCGCCATCACGGCCTTCGGAGTTACGACGCCGGCGGCCAATCAATGCGTAAGACGTCTTGGAGAGGCCGGCCTCGATGCGATCGTTTTCCCCGCTAACGGGGCCGGCGGGCGCAAGATGGAACAGCTAATCGCGGCCGGTGAGTTTGACGCTGTAATCGATCTGACCACAACCGAGCTTGCTGACGAAATCGTCGGTGGCACCGCCAGCGCCGGACCGGATCGGCTCAAGGCAGCCGCGGATCGATCAATCCCGCAGGTCGTCGCGCCAGGCGCAGTCGACATGGTCAATTTTGGTCCACCATCCAGCGTCCCCGATCAGTTTCGCTGCCGCCAGTTCTACTCCCATACTCGCTACACCACGCTCATGCGCACAACTCCGTCCGAAAACGCAAGCATCGGCCGGCTTACGGCCGAGCGGCTGTCGCGGGCCGAAGCGCCAGCCATCGTGCTCTGGCCGGCGAAAGGCGTCTCCGACTACGACCGCGACGGCGGCGTGTTCCGTGATTGCAATGCCGACCGCGCTTGGCTGGACGCGGTCAAGAACAATCTGCCGCCCAAAATCACGGTGCGCGAATTGAACTGTCACATCAACGATCCCGAATTTGCCGAGGCGGCCGCGAGTTGGATCCTCGAGCAATTGGCGCAGGAAGGCTGA
- a CDS encoding phosphoenolpyruvate hydrolase family protein, with protein sequence MFERSEILAKIASQVAERRAVLAAGSSCGLVAKCAVLGGADMLVVYSTGLSRLMGLPTSRIGDSNARTLELAAEIRNVVSSIPVIGGVEAWDPVRLDLDALLDKFWAAGFSGVINYPTISTMGDKWRDRRGRVGLGFEREVEMIASARKKNIFSLAYVANPDDAKAMASAGADCIIPHVGATRGGLVGHEEGRSVKDAINRINDINAAARSGRSDVVLLCHGGAIAEPADTAEVYRSTQCVGFVGASSIERIPIERAVKAAAEEFKAVPLPQHH encoded by the coding sequence ATGTTTGAGCGAAGCGAAATCCTAGCGAAGATCGCAAGCCAGGTGGCCGAGCGCAGAGCGGTTCTTGCCGCAGGCAGCAGCTGCGGCCTGGTGGCCAAATGCGCTGTCCTCGGGGGCGCGGACATGCTGGTGGTCTACTCTACCGGGCTGTCGCGCCTGATGGGGCTTCCGACCAGCCGGATCGGAGACTCCAACGCGCGCACGCTCGAGCTTGCCGCAGAAATCCGCAACGTTGTCTCTTCCATCCCCGTGATCGGCGGCGTTGAGGCCTGGGATCCCGTTCGGCTCGATCTCGATGCGTTGCTCGACAAATTCTGGGCGGCCGGCTTCTCAGGCGTGATCAACTATCCCACCATCTCGACCATGGGCGACAAATGGCGCGACCGCCGCGGCCGCGTCGGGCTCGGCTTCGAACGCGAAGTCGAGATGATCGCATCTGCGCGCAAGAAGAACATCTTCTCGCTCGCCTATGTCGCAAACCCGGACGATGCCAAGGCGATGGCAAGCGCCGGGGCCGACTGCATCATCCCTCATGTCGGCGCCACACGGGGCGGGCTCGTTGGCCATGAGGAAGGGCGGTCGGTCAAAGACGCGATCAATCGCATCAACGACATCAACGCCGCGGCCAGGAGCGGGCGCTCCGACGTTGTCCTGCTCTGCCATGGTGGTGCGATCGCAGAGCCCGCGGATACGGCCGAGGTGTACCGGTCGACGCAATGCGTCGGATTTGTCGGCGCCTCCTCCATCGAACGAATTCCGATCGAACGGGCAGTAAAGGCGGCAGCCGAGGAATTCAAAGCCGTCCCGCTTCCCCAACATCACTGA
- a CDS encoding FAD-dependent oxidoreductase → MDTPMGQSSKGMTVAIARSARADHEWATDVLVVGSGAAGLSAALYAAKAGLRVTVCEKSARLGGTTALSNGMIWVPCSPQARSAKIDDSLAKARTYLQHELGTYYRAGFIDAYLEDGPAALAALEDGTEVNFTLASAPDYHSSQIGGVDKGRALSPAPYDGRLLGADFDLIGDPIRVVLGGMMISSSEVRSFLNPFQSFAALRHVLRRVGRYARDRLGHRRGTELSGGNALIARLVVSLRKHGVEIWPGSPLIELIREDGRVTGAVVKRNGSDLRVRASHGVILATGGFARSAELRASLSGPHQHDDTLAHVDVVGDGISLASRLGAAIDNNVASAGFWTPVSILKSGSSSQVVPYGWLDRGRPGVIAVGPDAKRFVNESNSYHDICLAMFTSGYPADKRFYFICDLEFVRLRGMGHLLPWPWTLRIGKYARLGYIKVGRTIPELAKQLGLDPAALEKTVEEHNTHAAEGRDPLFKRGESAFNRTLGDPAVSKKNPNLGPIKTGPFIALPIVPATLGTATGLATDTCGQVLDGQERSIAGLYACGNDMTSPMRGIYPGAGITIGPAIVFAYRAVNAILSATQQKTKAAASGA, encoded by the coding sequence ATGGACACACCGATGGGCCAATCAAGCAAGGGCATGACCGTGGCGATCGCCCGAAGCGCAAGGGCGGATCACGAATGGGCAACCGACGTTCTCGTAGTCGGGAGTGGTGCAGCCGGGCTCTCGGCCGCCCTCTATGCGGCAAAAGCAGGACTGCGCGTCACTGTCTGCGAAAAATCCGCCCGGCTCGGCGGCACGACAGCTCTTTCCAATGGTATGATCTGGGTTCCTTGCTCACCCCAGGCGCGCTCAGCGAAGATCGACGACTCGCTTGCGAAGGCAAGGACCTACCTGCAGCACGAACTTGGCACCTATTACCGGGCAGGCTTCATCGATGCTTATCTCGAGGACGGCCCAGCTGCACTTGCCGCCCTTGAGGACGGGACAGAGGTCAACTTCACGCTGGCCTCGGCGCCCGATTATCATTCGAGCCAGATCGGCGGCGTCGACAAGGGCCGGGCACTGAGCCCGGCTCCCTATGATGGGCGCCTTCTCGGAGCCGATTTCGATCTGATCGGCGATCCCATCCGGGTTGTGCTTGGTGGAATGATGATCTCATCCAGCGAGGTCAGAAGCTTCCTCAATCCCTTCCAATCCTTTGCCGCCCTCAGACACGTCTTGCGGCGTGTCGGTCGCTACGCGCGTGACCGGCTGGGCCACAGGCGCGGGACAGAGCTCAGCGGAGGGAACGCCCTGATCGCGCGCCTGGTCGTCAGTCTGCGCAAGCACGGCGTCGAGATATGGCCTGGCTCCCCGCTGATAGAGCTGATCAGGGAAGATGGGCGTGTCACCGGAGCCGTCGTCAAGCGGAACGGTTCCGACCTTCGCGTGCGCGCCTCGCATGGCGTCATCCTCGCAACGGGCGGATTTGCTCGCAGCGCAGAGTTAAGAGCCAGCCTCAGCGGTCCCCACCAGCACGATGACACGCTGGCCCATGTGGACGTTGTGGGCGATGGCATTTCCCTGGCGTCCAGGCTTGGAGCTGCGATTGACAACAATGTCGCCTCTGCCGGCTTTTGGACTCCCGTCTCAATTCTCAAGAGCGGCAGCTCCTCCCAAGTGGTCCCCTATGGCTGGCTCGATCGCGGCCGTCCCGGCGTCATCGCAGTGGGGCCGGATGCCAAGCGTTTCGTCAACGAATCCAATTCGTATCACGACATTTGCCTGGCGATGTTCACCAGCGGCTATCCGGCAGATAAGCGATTTTACTTCATCTGCGACCTGGAGTTCGTACGGTTGAGAGGTATGGGACATCTGCTGCCCTGGCCCTGGACCTTGAGGATCGGAAAATATGCGCGCCTTGGGTACATCAAGGTCGGCCGGACAATTCCTGAACTTGCCAAACAGCTGGGGCTAGATCCGGCTGCGCTTGAAAAGACCGTCGAAGAGCACAACACGCACGCTGCTGAGGGGCGCGATCCGCTGTTCAAACGCGGTGAATCCGCCTTTAATCGCACGCTCGGCGATCCGGCCGTGAGCAAGAAAAACCCAAATCTCGGACCCATCAAGACAGGCCCGTTTATCGCGCTTCCAATCGTTCCGGCAACGCTCGGCACGGCCACCGGCCTGGCAACCGACACTTGCGGCCAGGTCCTAGACGGGCAGGAAAGATCCATCGCGGGCCTTTACGCTTGCGGCAACGACATGACATCCCCGATGCGCGGCATCTATCCAGGAGCAGGCATCACCATCGGGCCTGCGATTGTGTTCGCGTACCGGGCTGTCAACGCCATCCTATCGGCGACGCAGCAAAAGACAAAGGCTGCCGCTTCTGGAGCTTGA
- the pyk gene encoding pyruvate kinase, translating into MRRSRHAKIVATIGPATVELDQLRALDLAGADTFRLNFSHGTKDDHARAFTAIRALEREFGRPIGVLQDLQGPKLRIGSLEEGELTLQAGETVRFVLDGARGGKQAIPLPHPEIFVAAYPGQNLLIDDGRVRLSLEKPGDGDMIARVIVGGTIRDQKGVNVPGALLDIYPLTKKDRDDLVFGLELGVDWVALSFVQKPSDLIEARALIGEAAGLVAKIETPMALDHIDDIIKLSDALMVARGDLGVEIPPENVPGRQKELIRACRMAAKPVIVATQMLDSMVAAPTPTRAEASDVATAIYDGADAVMLSAETANGAYPAEAVAMMDRIIRSTEQHRLYRSLIRAAQVDEEITPPHAVAAAGADLAATIEAKAIIGFTASGTTAARISRKRPPIPVLALTPDDIVARRMCLLWGVHSVVASDPSGHEEITRIAAVAAQREGYVRSGDLAVVVFGLPFGQIGATNNVRVAVC; encoded by the coding sequence ATGCGCCGCTCGCGCCATGCCAAGATCGTCGCAACCATCGGCCCGGCAACCGTCGAGCTCGACCAACTCCGTGCTCTCGATCTTGCAGGTGCCGATACATTCCGCCTGAACTTCAGTCATGGCACCAAAGACGATCACGCGCGCGCCTTTACCGCCATTCGCGCGCTCGAGCGCGAATTCGGCCGACCCATCGGCGTGCTACAAGATCTGCAAGGCCCGAAGCTGCGCATCGGTTCGCTTGAAGAGGGTGAGCTCACGCTGCAGGCCGGCGAAACGGTCCGCTTTGTTCTGGACGGAGCAAGAGGCGGAAAGCAGGCGATCCCTCTGCCACATCCGGAGATCTTTGTAGCTGCGTATCCAGGTCAAAATCTGCTCATCGATGACGGCCGTGTTCGCCTAAGCCTCGAAAAGCCAGGCGATGGCGACATGATAGCGCGCGTCATTGTCGGTGGAACGATCCGCGATCAAAAAGGCGTAAACGTGCCGGGAGCGTTGCTTGATATCTACCCCCTGACCAAGAAGGATCGTGACGATCTCGTCTTCGGCCTAGAGCTGGGCGTCGACTGGGTTGCCTTGTCCTTTGTTCAGAAGCCTTCAGACCTGATTGAGGCACGAGCTCTAATCGGTGAGGCAGCCGGCCTCGTCGCCAAAATCGAAACGCCAATGGCGCTTGATCACATCGATGATATCATCAAATTGTCCGACGCCCTCATGGTCGCCCGCGGCGATCTTGGGGTCGAGATTCCCCCGGAAAACGTGCCTGGCCGACAAAAAGAGCTCATTCGTGCTTGCCGAATGGCCGCAAAGCCCGTGATCGTCGCAACCCAAATGCTTGATTCCATGGTGGCAGCGCCGACGCCGACGCGCGCGGAAGCCTCCGATGTTGCGACCGCCATCTATGATGGAGCCGATGCTGTGATGCTATCAGCCGAAACGGCAAACGGCGCTTATCCGGCCGAAGCCGTCGCCATGATGGATCGTATCATCCGGAGTACGGAGCAACATCGTCTCTATCGCTCCTTGATCAGGGCTGCGCAAGTCGACGAAGAGATTACCCCTCCACACGCTGTCGCAGCGGCAGGCGCAGATCTTGCCGCCACGATCGAGGCCAAAGCCATCATCGGCTTCACGGCGAGCGGGACGACCGCAGCCCGCATTTCGCGCAAACGACCACCGATCCCCGTTCTTGCTCTGACGCCAGACGACATTGTGGCGCGACGCATGTGCCTGTTGTGGGGCGTCCATAGTGTCGTGGCCAGCGATCCCTCCGGCCATGAAGAAATAACCCGGATCGCGGCCGTGGCAGCGCAACGGGAAGGCTATGTGCGGTCCGGCGACTTGGCCGTCGTGGTCTTTGGCCTCCCATTCGGACAAATAGGCGCGACAAACAACGTACGCGTTGCTGTCTGCTAG
- a CDS encoding helix-turn-helix domain-containing protein — protein MQRADGLYRWHEGLSGRHLRAARGLLNWSVKEVAQRVCVSTAIIWRIEEYSDTPMSDAQRESLRKTFVDAGIKVTLPVVGKPRCSAAMTLHRQIEMAINRYLFCSAGGQRRSQESTKLSFRQLLLV, from the coding sequence TTGCAGCGAGCAGACGGGCTGTATCGCTGGCATGAGGGCCTCAGCGGCAGGCATCTGCGTGCCGCCCGCGGCCTGTTGAACTGGTCCGTCAAGGAAGTGGCCCAGCGGGTGTGCGTCTCCACGGCGATCATCTGGCGGATCGAGGAGTACAGCGACACACCAATGTCCGACGCGCAGAGGGAAAGCTTGAGAAAGACCTTTGTCGATGCAGGAATCAAAGTTACCCTTCCGGTCGTAGGCAAGCCCCGGTGTTCAGCCGCGATGACGCTCCATCGGCAAATCGAGATGGCTATCAATCGTTATCTTTTTTGCAGCGCAGGAGGGCAGCGCCGGTCTCAAGAATCAACAAAATTGAGCTTCCGGCAGCTTCTCCTCGTGTGA
- a CDS encoding CidA/LrgA family protein, translated as MLASLGLILLCQLIGEAITRGFGLLLPGPVVGLLLLLILLLVRDRFAIIAQGPLRNGGVETASRGLLNNLSLLFVPAGVGVVEKLDLIYAHGIAIVLILALSVVVTLLATVLTFRLVSRLFGHEAP; from the coding sequence ATGCTGGCAAGTCTCGGTCTTATCCTCCTCTGCCAATTGATCGGAGAGGCCATTACGCGCGGGTTCGGCCTGCTGCTGCCTGGTCCGGTCGTCGGGCTCCTGCTGCTGTTGATTTTGCTGCTCGTCCGTGACCGTTTCGCAATCATCGCTCAAGGACCGCTGCGAAACGGCGGCGTTGAGACTGCCAGCAGGGGGCTGCTCAACAATCTGTCTCTCCTGTTTGTCCCGGCCGGCGTGGGTGTCGTGGAAAAACTCGATCTCATTTATGCTCATGGGATAGCAATTGTGTTGATTCTTGCCCTTTCCGTCGTAGTGACCCTTCTCGCGACCGTGCTAACGTTTCGCCTGGTCAGCCGGCTGTTCGGTCATGAGGCGCCATGA
- a CDS encoding LrgB family protein — protein MKDHAFSLWVYLSQSPLLWLTITLLVYAVSEALSLALHRHPLANPVLHAVWIIGVFLFVTSTPYPVYFSGAQFVHFLLGPATVALAIPLYENRRIVLASIVPMLAALVVGSVTAAASIVLLAKAAGLPRDVVLSLAPKSVTAAVAMGISETLHADPSLTAVAVILTGIMGAIIVTPLMNWSGIIDFRARGFAAGIAAHGIGTARAFQVDEVAGVFSGIAMSLNALVTSLLVPLAVTQLLR, from the coding sequence ATGAAGGACCATGCATTCTCGCTCTGGGTCTATCTGTCGCAATCGCCTCTGCTTTGGCTGACGATCACCTTACTGGTTTATGCAGTCTCGGAAGCGCTGTCGCTTGCCCTCCACCGACATCCGCTCGCCAATCCTGTTCTCCACGCGGTCTGGATCATCGGCGTGTTTCTGTTCGTGACCAGCACGCCATATCCGGTCTATTTTAGCGGAGCGCAGTTCGTACATTTCTTGCTCGGCCCAGCCACAGTCGCGCTCGCTATCCCGCTCTACGAGAACCGCAGGATCGTCCTTGCCTCGATCGTGCCAATGCTGGCAGCCCTCGTTGTGGGCTCGGTCACAGCGGCCGCGTCGATTGTGCTGCTTGCGAAAGCTGCAGGCTTGCCGCGCGATGTTGTACTGTCCCTTGCGCCTAAGTCCGTGACAGCCGCGGTCGCAATGGGGATCAGCGAAACACTGCACGCCGACCCTTCTCTGACCGCCGTCGCGGTGATCCTCACGGGGATCATGGGAGCGATCATTGTCACGCCATTGATGAATTGGAGTGGTATCATTGATTTTCGTGCGCGTGGTTTTGCCGCGGGCATCGCCGCGCACGGCATTGGTACCGCGCGAGCGTTTCAGGTGGACGAGGTTGCGGGCGTGTTCTCGGGGATTGCGATGAGCCTGAACGCGCTGGTTACGTCTTTGCTCGTCCCTCTCGCAGTCACACAATTGTTGCGATAA
- a CDS encoding LysR substrate-binding domain-containing protein: MLSNVPISAIRAFEAAARTGSFRDAANELHLTPSAVSHAIRKLEDTLRTVLFERSARAVRLTPAGENLMRHTGAAFDQLRRGLEEVAARGPQLVRVHSAPSFAAQWLTPRLAQFLAAHPKLEVRLAASTDYARFSNDDFDVDIVYGPPRAEGVEIVPLPEETVTPLCSRKLAKSIKKPIDLLDQTLIRSDVKQVQWHQWFAANGLEAPAIHGMRFDRSFLAIATAAEGLGVALESTLLAERELASGRLVAPLAGRATDIRYVGHRLIYPRASRQRSAVRAFADWIVAQLGGEASLSSQ; this comes from the coding sequence ATGCTCTCGAATGTTCCGATATCGGCAATTCGCGCCTTTGAGGCGGCGGCCCGCACCGGATCGTTTCGCGATGCGGCGAATGAGCTTCACCTGACGCCAAGTGCAGTCAGTCATGCAATCCGTAAGCTGGAGGACACGCTCCGGACCGTTCTCTTCGAGCGCAGTGCACGCGCGGTGCGGCTCACGCCGGCCGGCGAGAACCTGATGCGACATACCGGCGCTGCATTCGATCAGCTCCGCCGCGGCTTGGAGGAAGTCGCTGCTCGTGGTCCGCAGTTGGTGCGGGTTCACTCCGCTCCGAGCTTTGCAGCGCAATGGCTAACGCCACGACTGGCGCAGTTTCTTGCAGCCCATCCGAAGCTAGAAGTTCGCTTGGCTGCCAGCACAGACTATGCGCGTTTCAGTAACGATGATTTCGATGTCGACATCGTTTACGGTCCGCCGAGGGCGGAGGGCGTCGAGATTGTTCCTCTGCCAGAGGAAACAGTCACTCCCCTATGCTCCCGGAAGCTTGCAAAATCAATCAAGAAGCCGATCGACCTCCTGGATCAGACATTGATCCGTTCAGACGTGAAGCAAGTTCAATGGCATCAGTGGTTCGCCGCCAATGGATTGGAAGCTCCAGCGATTCACGGCATGAGATTCGATCGAAGTTTCCTGGCGATTGCAACCGCCGCCGAAGGACTGGGAGTAGCCTTGGAATCAACGCTTCTAGCGGAGCGCGAATTGGCTAGCGGACGACTGGTTGCTCCATTGGCCGGCCGCGCAACCGATATTCGATACGTCGGTCACAGGCTAATTTATCCGCGCGCCAGCCGGCAACGCTCGGCGGTGCGCGCTTTTGCCGATTGGATCGTCGCCCAGCTCGGAGGCGAAGCTAGCCTTTCCTCCCAGTAA
- a CDS encoding SDR family NAD(P)-dependent oxidoreductase: MLLSGKTAIISGAASPRGIGLATARRFASEGARVAILDIDAGAAAGAAATLGKEHLGLRCDVADKSSCERAVASAVEAFGGIDILINNAGITQPVKLLDISAADWDRIQDVNLKGVLFLSQAVIPHMRARKSGSIACMSSVSAQRGGGIFGGPHYSAAKAGVLGLAKAMAREFGPDNIRVNCVTPGLIGTDITAGKLTDEMRAKILEGIPLNRLGTAEDVAGIYTFLASDLSAYVTGAVIDVNGGMLIH, from the coding sequence ATGCTGCTCAGCGGGAAGACAGCCATCATTTCGGGCGCGGCCTCGCCGCGGGGGATCGGGCTCGCCACCGCCCGGCGGTTTGCCTCCGAGGGCGCTCGGGTCGCAATCCTCGATATCGATGCCGGAGCCGCGGCAGGGGCAGCAGCCACTCTTGGCAAGGAACACCTCGGTTTGCGCTGCGACGTCGCTGACAAATCGTCCTGCGAGCGGGCAGTTGCAAGCGCGGTCGAGGCATTCGGTGGTATCGATATACTGATCAACAATGCCGGCATTACCCAGCCGGTGAAGCTCCTGGACATATCAGCCGCCGATTGGGATCGCATTCAAGACGTCAATCTCAAAGGCGTTCTCTTCCTCTCCCAGGCCGTGATCCCGCATATGCGTGCGCGGAAGTCCGGATCGATCGCATGCATGTCGTCGGTGTCGGCCCAGCGTGGCGGCGGAATTTTTGGGGGACCACACTATTCGGCAGCGAAAGCCGGCGTTCTTGGTTTAGCCAAGGCCATGGCTCGCGAGTTCGGTCCTGACAACATCCGCGTCAACTGCGTCACGCCTGGCCTGATCGGCACCGATATCACGGCCGGCAAGCTGACTGATGAAATGCGTGCGAAAATTCTGGAAGGCATTCCACTCAATCGTCTCGGCACCGCAGAAGATGTCGCCGGCATCTACACTTTTCTGGCCTCCGATCTCTCCGCGTACGTCACTGGTGCCGTGATCGACGTCAATGGCGGCATGCTCATCCACTGA